In Sander vitreus isolate 19-12246 chromosome 7, sanVit1, whole genome shotgun sequence, a genomic segment contains:
- the LOC144520428 gene encoding tubulin alpha chain-like isoform X1, with amino-acid sequence MPQLHLAFNSSIKCLAKARLQRLTQHSYRHSGEVKVASFSLFHPSISAPGNMRECISMHIGQAGVQIGNACWELYCLEHGIQPDGQMLDKTAGGGDDSFTTFFSETGAGKHSPRAIFVDLEPTVIDEVRTGTYRQLFHPEQLITGKEDAANNYARGHYTIGKEIIDLVLDRIRKLADQCTGLQGFLVFHSFGGGTGSGFTSLLMERLSVDYGKKSKLEFSVYPAPQVSTAVVEPYNAILTTHTTLEHSDCSFMVDNEAIYDICRRNLDIERPSYTNLNRLISQIVSSVTASLRFDGALNVDLTEFQTNLVPYPRIHFPLATYAPVISAEKAYHEQLSVSEITNACFEPTNQLVKCDPRHGKYMACCLLYRGDVVPKDVNAAIATIKTKRSIQFVDWCPTGFKVGINYQPPTVVPGGDLAKVQRAVCMLSNTTAIAEAWARLDHKFDLMYAKRAFVHWYVGEGMEEGEFSEAREDMAALEKDYEEVGADSVGEEDDGEDY; translated from the exons ATGCCGCAGCTCCATCTCGCCTTTAACTCGAGTATAAAATGCCTCGCTAAAGCCAGGCTGCAGCGTCTCACTCAGCACTCCTATCGGCACAGCGGTGAGGTTAAAGTAGCCTCTTTCTCCTTATTTCATCCCTCTATCTCAGCGCCAGGAAACATG CGGGAGTGTATCTCGATGCATATTGGCCAAGCCGGTGTCCAGATTGGCAATGCCTGCTGGGAGCTCTACTGCCTGGAGCACGGGATCCAGCCAGACGGACAGATGCTGGACAAGACGGCCGGCGGAGGCGACGACTCCTTCACCACCTTCTTCAGTGAGACCGGCGCTGGGAAGCACAGCCCCAGGGCCATCTTTGTGGACCTGGAGCCCACTGTCATCG ATGAGGTGCGAACCGGGACTTACCGCCAGCTGTTCCACCCCGAGCAGCTGATCACCGGCAAAGAGGACGCTGCCAACAACTACGCCCGGGGACACTACACCATCGGCAAAGAGATCATCGACCTGGTGCTGGACAGGATCCGCAAACTG GCGGACCAGTGCACGGGCCTTCAGGGCTTCCTGGTTTTCCACAGCTTTGGCGGTGGCACCGGCTCTGGTTTCACGTCCCTGCTGATGGAGCGTCTGTCTGTGGACTACGGCAAGAAGTCCAAGCTGGAGTTCTCGGTCTACCCGGCTCCCCAGGTGTCCACGGCCGTGGTGGAGCCGTACAACGCCATCCTGACCACCCACACCACGCTGGAGCACTCGGACTGTTCCTTCATGGTGGACAACGAGGCCATCTACGACATCTGCCGCAGGAATCTGGACATCGAGCGCCCGTCTTACACCAACCTGAACCGGCTGATCAGTCAGATCGTGTCCTCTGTCACCGCCTCCCTTCGTTTCGACGGCGCCCTCAACGTCGACCTGACGGAGTTCCAGACCAACTTGGTGCCGTATCCCCGTATCCACTTCCCCCTGGCCACCTACGCCCCCGTCATCTCGGCCGAGAAGGCTTACCACGAGCAGCTCTCGGTGTCCGAAATCACCAACGCCTGCTTCGAGCCGACCAATCAGCTGGTGAAATGCGACCCTCGCCACGGCAAATACATGGCCTGCTGCCTCTTGTATCGCGGAGACGTGGTGCCCAAAGACGTGAACGCTGCCATCGCCACCATCAAGACCAAACGCTCCATCCAGTTTGTGGACTGGTGCCCCACTGGCTTCAAGGTGGGCATCAACTACCAGCCGCCCACCGTGGTTCCCGGCGGAGACCTGGCCAAGGTGCAGCGGGCCGTGTGCATGCTGAGCAACACCACGGCCATCGCCGAGGCCTGGGCTCGCCTCGACCACAAGTTCGACCTGATGTACGCCAAGCGGGCCTTCGTCCACTGGTACGTGGGCGAGGGGATGGAGGAGGGCGAGTTCTCGGAGGCCAGGGAAGACATGGCGGCGCTGGAGAAGGATTACGAAGAGGTCGGAGCCGACAGTGTGGGGGAGGAGGATGACGGAGAGGACTATTGA
- the LOC144520428 gene encoding tubulin alpha-1C chain-like isoform X2, which translates to MHIGQAGVQIGNACWELYCLEHGIQPDGQMLDKTAGGGDDSFTTFFSETGAGKHSPRAIFVDLEPTVIDEVRTGTYRQLFHPEQLITGKEDAANNYARGHYTIGKEIIDLVLDRIRKLADQCTGLQGFLVFHSFGGGTGSGFTSLLMERLSVDYGKKSKLEFSVYPAPQVSTAVVEPYNAILTTHTTLEHSDCSFMVDNEAIYDICRRNLDIERPSYTNLNRLISQIVSSVTASLRFDGALNVDLTEFQTNLVPYPRIHFPLATYAPVISAEKAYHEQLSVSEITNACFEPTNQLVKCDPRHGKYMACCLLYRGDVVPKDVNAAIATIKTKRSIQFVDWCPTGFKVGINYQPPTVVPGGDLAKVQRAVCMLSNTTAIAEAWARLDHKFDLMYAKRAFVHWYVGEGMEEGEFSEAREDMAALEKDYEEVGADSVGEEDDGEDY; encoded by the exons ATGCATATTGGCCAAGCCGGTGTCCAGATTGGCAATGCCTGCTGGGAGCTCTACTGCCTGGAGCACGGGATCCAGCCAGACGGACAGATGCTGGACAAGACGGCCGGCGGAGGCGACGACTCCTTCACCACCTTCTTCAGTGAGACCGGCGCTGGGAAGCACAGCCCCAGGGCCATCTTTGTGGACCTGGAGCCCACTGTCATCG ATGAGGTGCGAACCGGGACTTACCGCCAGCTGTTCCACCCCGAGCAGCTGATCACCGGCAAAGAGGACGCTGCCAACAACTACGCCCGGGGACACTACACCATCGGCAAAGAGATCATCGACCTGGTGCTGGACAGGATCCGCAAACTG GCGGACCAGTGCACGGGCCTTCAGGGCTTCCTGGTTTTCCACAGCTTTGGCGGTGGCACCGGCTCTGGTTTCACGTCCCTGCTGATGGAGCGTCTGTCTGTGGACTACGGCAAGAAGTCCAAGCTGGAGTTCTCGGTCTACCCGGCTCCCCAGGTGTCCACGGCCGTGGTGGAGCCGTACAACGCCATCCTGACCACCCACACCACGCTGGAGCACTCGGACTGTTCCTTCATGGTGGACAACGAGGCCATCTACGACATCTGCCGCAGGAATCTGGACATCGAGCGCCCGTCTTACACCAACCTGAACCGGCTGATCAGTCAGATCGTGTCCTCTGTCACCGCCTCCCTTCGTTTCGACGGCGCCCTCAACGTCGACCTGACGGAGTTCCAGACCAACTTGGTGCCGTATCCCCGTATCCACTTCCCCCTGGCCACCTACGCCCCCGTCATCTCGGCCGAGAAGGCTTACCACGAGCAGCTCTCGGTGTCCGAAATCACCAACGCCTGCTTCGAGCCGACCAATCAGCTGGTGAAATGCGACCCTCGCCACGGCAAATACATGGCCTGCTGCCTCTTGTATCGCGGAGACGTGGTGCCCAAAGACGTGAACGCTGCCATCGCCACCATCAAGACCAAACGCTCCATCCAGTTTGTGGACTGGTGCCCCACTGGCTTCAAGGTGGGCATCAACTACCAGCCGCCCACCGTGGTTCCCGGCGGAGACCTGGCCAAGGTGCAGCGGGCCGTGTGCATGCTGAGCAACACCACGGCCATCGCCGAGGCCTGGGCTCGCCTCGACCACAAGTTCGACCTGATGTACGCCAAGCGGGCCTTCGTCCACTGGTACGTGGGCGAGGGGATGGAGGAGGGCGAGTTCTCGGAGGCCAGGGAAGACATGGCGGCGCTGGAGAAGGATTACGAAGAGGTCGGAGCCGACAGTGTGGGGGAGGAGGATGACGGAGAGGACTATTGA
- the LOC144520428 gene encoding tubulin alpha-1C chain-like isoform X3 → MKRRDPLYANTKDEVRTGTYRQLFHPEQLITGKEDAANNYARGHYTIGKEIIDLVLDRIRKLADQCTGLQGFLVFHSFGGGTGSGFTSLLMERLSVDYGKKSKLEFSVYPAPQVSTAVVEPYNAILTTHTTLEHSDCSFMVDNEAIYDICRRNLDIERPSYTNLNRLISQIVSSVTASLRFDGALNVDLTEFQTNLVPYPRIHFPLATYAPVISAEKAYHEQLSVSEITNACFEPTNQLVKCDPRHGKYMACCLLYRGDVVPKDVNAAIATIKTKRSIQFVDWCPTGFKVGINYQPPTVVPGGDLAKVQRAVCMLSNTTAIAEAWARLDHKFDLMYAKRAFVHWYVGEGMEEGEFSEAREDMAALEKDYEEVGADSVGEEDDGEDY, encoded by the exons ATGAAACGCAGGGATCCGTTATATGCAAATACTAAAG ATGAGGTGCGAACCGGGACTTACCGCCAGCTGTTCCACCCCGAGCAGCTGATCACCGGCAAAGAGGACGCTGCCAACAACTACGCCCGGGGACACTACACCATCGGCAAAGAGATCATCGACCTGGTGCTGGACAGGATCCGCAAACTG GCGGACCAGTGCACGGGCCTTCAGGGCTTCCTGGTTTTCCACAGCTTTGGCGGTGGCACCGGCTCTGGTTTCACGTCCCTGCTGATGGAGCGTCTGTCTGTGGACTACGGCAAGAAGTCCAAGCTGGAGTTCTCGGTCTACCCGGCTCCCCAGGTGTCCACGGCCGTGGTGGAGCCGTACAACGCCATCCTGACCACCCACACCACGCTGGAGCACTCGGACTGTTCCTTCATGGTGGACAACGAGGCCATCTACGACATCTGCCGCAGGAATCTGGACATCGAGCGCCCGTCTTACACCAACCTGAACCGGCTGATCAGTCAGATCGTGTCCTCTGTCACCGCCTCCCTTCGTTTCGACGGCGCCCTCAACGTCGACCTGACGGAGTTCCAGACCAACTTGGTGCCGTATCCCCGTATCCACTTCCCCCTGGCCACCTACGCCCCCGTCATCTCGGCCGAGAAGGCTTACCACGAGCAGCTCTCGGTGTCCGAAATCACCAACGCCTGCTTCGAGCCGACCAATCAGCTGGTGAAATGCGACCCTCGCCACGGCAAATACATGGCCTGCTGCCTCTTGTATCGCGGAGACGTGGTGCCCAAAGACGTGAACGCTGCCATCGCCACCATCAAGACCAAACGCTCCATCCAGTTTGTGGACTGGTGCCCCACTGGCTTCAAGGTGGGCATCAACTACCAGCCGCCCACCGTGGTTCCCGGCGGAGACCTGGCCAAGGTGCAGCGGGCCGTGTGCATGCTGAGCAACACCACGGCCATCGCCGAGGCCTGGGCTCGCCTCGACCACAAGTTCGACCTGATGTACGCCAAGCGGGCCTTCGTCCACTGGTACGTGGGCGAGGGGATGGAGGAGGGCGAGTTCTCGGAGGCCAGGGAAGACATGGCGGCGCTGGAGAAGGATTACGAAGAGGTCGGAGCCGACAGTGTGGGGGAGGAGGATGACGGAGAGGACTATTGA
- the hcfc1b gene encoding host cell factor 1b, translated as MASEPAVLNPRWKRILGWTGPVPRPRHGHRAVAIKELMVVFGGGNEGIVDELHVYNTATNQWFIPAVRGDVPPGCAAYGFACDGTRLLVFGGMVEYGKYSSDLYELQASRWEWKRLKAKAPKNGPPPCPRLGHSFSLIGSCCYLFGGLANDSEDPKNNIPRYLNDLYSLELRPGSSVVGWEIPQTSGLPPPPRESHTAVASSGRSANRLIIYGGMSGCRLGDLWVLHIDSLTWSKPDLNGSAPLPRSLHSATTINNKMYVFGGWVPLVMDDVKVATHEKEWKCTNTLACLNLDTMCWETVLMDSVEENLPRARAGHCSVAINSRLYIWSGRDGYRKAWNNQVCCKDLWYLETERPCAPSRVQLVRANTASLEVSWGPSQTAETYLLQLQKYDIPTTPASAPALNPVPTATPKSPAPVATTPANQGVPLSGLTLVQSPAASLAAAKAPAVLKVAAAPGATAGGASIVTVRQATPKPQVALTTLPAGVRMVVPAQAGQGMPIGSSPQMSGMAALAAAAAATQKMPPSTATMMNVPAGATLVKTMAVSNPATRMLKTAAAQVGGTSVVSTPGTPGRPIITVHKSGTVTVSQQAQVVTTMVGGVTKTITLVNSPLSMGGGGTLIGNLGNLGKMMTVVHTKPVQSGALTVQAGSSPVTQILQAKGGLPAGTILKLVTSADGKQTAVLSTAQAGATTAKPTILGVAPATSKPGTTYIKTIPMSALQGGAGGNSPFTILTTKMMTPGTAGKIISTVPKITAAGQQGLTQVVLKGAPGMPGTILRTVPMSGVRLVSSGAVGTKPAVTTLVVKGTTGMSSLGTGTGSVSTIATLANQVTTATAAAGPKQVTLITTPSGAEAQPLVQDLPVTFMASPTSEEPGSSSTATTTAAAAGEAGDTAAATVTQVCSNPPCETHETGTTNTSTVATATMGGSDRVCSNPPCETHETGTTNTSTVATATMGGSDRVCSNPPCETHETGTTNTSTVATATMGGSDRVCSNPPCETHETGTTNTSTVASASMSQQLQPAAQRPAALSGATVCSNPPCETHETGTTNTATTATAQQSGDGPQGDSPDSASSSSDPASSSSTTASQSRAVTTVTQSTPTPGPSIPAISSLVGDDKAESSEAEAVPTVMAAAAEEGEEPMQTAVLQVHMEDGEAGAQMDGLPQELMSSEGDGSEAVSGAATTTTLMVTGLTADQLAVSAATEDAVQQATIQAVLQAAGHIGGGAVDQSIPIVLTQAELAALVQQQLQDVHNQPDAAEAEPQPSGVPTEGLAPADSLNDPAAESNGHELASAAVTSAVARLASTFGPAPPLPAGGVTKIQPAATEATNGVAAAAGRVQVTSSVKDSQWYDVGIVKVTNMVVTHYYIPYDDNMADDDSGVMPDYTQMRKVELQPGTAYKFRVAGINICGRGAFSEVSAFKTCLPGFPGAPCAIKISKNLDGAQLTWEPPAVTSGQITEYSVYLAIQSSQAAASGSGPAQLAFMRVYCGPSPSCLVQASSLANAHIDYTTKPAIIFRIAARNQKGYGPATQVRWLQESSKDAKAAVKRPGTSPDAKPVGPKKFKTDQ; from the exons ATGGCATCCGAACCCGCGGTGCTGAACCCCCGCTGGAAGCGCATCCTAGGCTGGACCGGGCCAGTTCCGCGGCCCCGGCACGGACACCGAGCCGTGGCTATCAAGGAGCTAATGGTGGTGTTCGGCGGAGGGAACGAGGGGATCGTGGACGAGCTGCACGTCTACAACACAG CTACCAACCAGTGGTTCATCCCCGCAGTACGAGGTGACGTCCCCCCCGGCTGCGCGGCGTATGGCTTTGCGTGTGACGGGACAAGGCTGCTGGTGTTTGGAGGGATGGTGGAGTACGGCAAATACAGCAGCGACCTGTACGAGCTGCAG GCGAGTCGTTGGGAGTGGAAACGTCTGAAGGCCAAGGCTCCAAAGAACGGCCCGCCCCCCTGCCCCCGCCTCGgacacagcttctctctgattGGCAGTTGCTGTTACCTGTTTGGAGGACTGGCCAATGACAGTGAAGACCCCAAGAACAACATCCCCAG GTATCTGAACGACCTGTACAGTCTGGAGCTGCGGCCAGGCTCCAGCGTGGTTGGCTGGGAGATCCCGCAGACCTCGGGTCTACCGCCGCCGCCCAGAGAGAGTCACACGGCCGTAGCGTCGAGCGGGCGCTCAGCCAACAGACTCATCATCTACGGAGGGATGAGCGGCTGCCGGTTGGGAGACCTGTGGGTGCTCCACATAG ACTCTCTGACGTGGAGTAAACCGGACCTTAATGGATCTGCGCCACTCCCCCGCAGCCTGCACTCTGCCACCACCATCAACAACAA gatgTATGTGTTCGGAGGTTGGGTTCCTCTGGTGATGGATGATGTCAAAGTGGCGACTCACGAGAAGGAGTGGAAGTGTACCAACACACTGGCCTGTCTCAAcctag acaCGATGTGTTGGGAGACGGTCCTGATGGACAGCGTGGAGGAGAACCTCCCCAGAGCCCGAGCAGGTCACTGCAGCGTGGCCATCAACTCCAGACTCTACATCTGGAGCGGCAGAGACGGCTACAGAAAGGCCTGGAACAACCAGGTGTGCTGCAAGGACCTGTGGTACCTGGAGACAG AGCGTCCCTGCGCGCCCTCTCGGGTGCAGCTGGTCCGGGCCAACACGGCGTCTCTGGAGGTGAGCTGGGGACCGTCGCAGACCGCCGAGACCtacctgctgcagctgcagaagTACGACATTCCCACCACGCCTGCCTCTGCCCCCGCCCTCAACCCTGTCCCCACGGCCACACCCAAGAGCCCCGCCCCCGTCGCCACGACACCGGCCAACCAAGGTGTCCCGCTGTCCGGCCTCACACTGGTCCAATCCCCCGCTGCCTCCTTAGCCGCCGCTAAAGCACCAG CGGTCCTGAAGGTGGCAGCAGCTCCGGGGGCAACAGCAGGCGGAGCCTCCATCGTCACAGTGAGACAGGCCACGCCCAAACCCCAGGTCGCCCTGACGACACTTCCTGCCGGTGTTCGTATGGTGGTACCTGCTCAGGCCGGTCAGGGGATG CCAATAGGAAGCAGTCCTCAGATGAGCGGCATGGCGGCTCTGGCGGCGGCAGCTGCAGCGACTCAGAAGATGCCCCCGTCCACGGCGACGATGATGAACGTCCCCGCAGGAGCAACCCTAGTAAAGACGATGGCT GTGAGTAACCCGGCCACTCGGATGCTGAAGACCGCTGCCGCTCAGGTGGGTGGTACCTCTGTGGTCTCCACCCCCGGGACCCCCGGCCGGCCAATCATCACGGTGCACAAGTCGGGCACGGTGACGGTGTCCCAGCAGGCTCAGGTGGTCACCACGATGGTGGGCGGAGTCACAAAGACCATCACGCTCGTTAACAGTCCGCTCAGCATGGGCGGAGGCGGGACTCTG ATCGGTAACCTTGGTAACCTGGGGAAGATGATGACCGTGGTTCACACCAAACCAGTCCAGAGTGGAGCGCTCACTGTTCAGGCTGGGAGCAGCCCAGTCACCCAGATCCTCCAG GCGAAGGGCGGCCTCCCAGCAGGAACCATCTTGAAGTTGGTGACCTCAGCAGACGGAAAACAGACCGCTGTTCTCAGCACCGCGCAGGCCGGAGCCACAACAGCCAAACCCACCATCCTGGGCGTCGCCCCGGCAACCTCCAAACCGGGGACCACCTACATCAAGACCATCCCAATGTCAGCGCTGCAGGGGGGGGCAG GTGGCAACAGTCCGTTCACCATCCTGACCACCAAGATGATGACGCCAGGTACCGCCGGGAAGATCATCTCCACCGTCCCCAAAATCACTGCAGCCGGCCAGCAGGGACTCACACAG gtgGTGCTGAAAGGCGCTCCGGGGATGCCTGGTACGATCCTCCGGACAGTCCCCATGAGCGGAGTCCGACTGGTGTCATCGGGAGCTGTCGGCACCAAACCGGCCGTCACCACGCTGGTCGTCAAGGGAACCACAG gTATGTCCAGTCTGGGGACAGGAACAGGAAGCGTCTCCACCATCGCCACGCTCGCCAACCAGGTTACCACAGCAACCGCAGCAGCCGGACCAAAACAG GTGACTCTGATCACGACTCCGAGCGGTGCCGAGGCTCAGCCGCTGGTCCAGGATCTGCCCGTCACCTTCATGGCTTCTCCTACTTCAGAAGAACCTGGAAGTAGTagtactgctactactactgcagcagcagcaggagaggcTGGAGACACGGCAGCTGCTACAG TGACGCAGGTCTGCTCCAACCCGCCCTGTGAGACGCACGAGACGGGCACCACCAACACCTCCACCGTCGCCACAGCAACCATGGGCGGCAGCGACAGAGTGTGCTCCAACCCGCCCTGTGAGACGCACGAGACGGGCACCACCAACACCTCCACCGTCGCCACAGCAACCATGGGCGGCAGCGACAGAGTGTGCTCCAACCCGCCCTGTGAGACGCACGAGACGGGCACCACCAACACCTCCACCGTCGCCACAGCAACCATGGGCGGCAGCGACAGAGTGTGCTCCAACCCGCCCTGTGAGACACACGAGACGGGCACCACCAACACCTCCACGGTGGCGTCCGCCAGCATGAGCCAACAGCTGCAG CCTGCAGCTCAGCGTCCTGCCGCTCTGAGCGGAGCAACCGTCTGCTCCAACCCGCCATGCGAGACCCACGAGACGGGAACCACCAACACCGCCACAACAGCCACGG CTCAGCAGAGTGGAGACGGTCCGCAGGGAGACTCGCCTGACTCCGCCTCGTCCTCCTCTGACccggcctcctcctcctccaccacagcCAGCCAGAGCAGAGCTGTCACCACGGTTACACAGTCCACGCCCACCCCTGGGCCCTCCATACCT GCTATCTCCTCATTGGTCGGAGATGACAAGGCGGAGTCCTCAGAGGCAGAGGCTGTTCCCACTGTGATGGCggcagcagcagaggagggggaggagcctATGCAGACGGCAGTGTTACAGGTTCATATGGAGGACGGCGAGGCAGgggcacag ATGGACGGTCTTCCTCAGGAGCTGATGTCATCAGAGGGGGACGGAAGTGAGGCGGTCTCCGGGGCGGCGACGACGACGACCCTGATGGTGACAGGACTGACCGCGGATCAGCTGGCTGTTAGCGCGGCAACGGAGGACGCAGTTCAGCAGGCGACGATACAGGCGGTCCTGCAGGCAGCGGGGCACATcg gtggCGGGGCGGTGGACCAGTCCATCCCCATCGTTCTGACCCAGGCGGAGCTGGCCGCTCTggtccagcagcagctgcaggacgTCCACAACCAGCCAGACGCAGCCGAGGCAGAACCGCAGCCCAGCGGCGTGCCCACAG AAGGCCTTGCTCCAGCAGACAGCCTGAACGACCCGGCAGCAGAGAGTAACGGGCATGAGCTTGCGTCGGCGGCGGTGACGAGCGCCGTGGCACGACTAGCGAGTACGTTTGGCCCCGCCCCCCCTCTGCCGGCCGGGGGCGTGACTAAGATTCAACCTGCCGCCACCGAGGCGACCAATGGCGTCGCAGCAGCTGCAGGG aggGTCCAGGTGACATCATCGGTGAAAGACAGTCAGTGGTACGACGTCGGCATCGTCAAGGTTACCAACATGGTGGTCACACATTACTACATCCCCTACGACGACAACATGGCCGAC GATGACTCGGGTGTGATGCCAGACTACACTCAGATGAGGAAGGTGGAGCTGCAGCCGGGGACGGCCTATAAGTTCCGTGTCGCAGGGATCAATATCTGCGGCCGCGGCGCGTTCTCGGAGGTGTCGGCGTTTAAAACGTGTCTTCCTGGTTTCCCCGGAGCGCCGTGCGCCATCAAGATCAGCAAG